DNA from Coffea arabica cultivar ET-39 chromosome 10c, Coffea Arabica ET-39 HiFi, whole genome shotgun sequence:
TCTCCTCCTCATCTCCAATCCAGAAATGTTTCAAGAAGTTCATGTGTTTTGGGATTCTGTGCCACCACGTGAAGATTTCGTTCAAGTAACCCTGGTCTCCACCGTTATATGACTCAATCTCATTGATGTGATCCATTAGCAGCTGGAATGTGCAATTTGATGGCTCCACCACCATCACGCCTGAATTAAAAAGTGTACCATTATTCCCCGTTGCAGATATCTCTGGCATCTCAAACAGAAAATCAATGTTTCTAAGTATCAGTAGATCCGCATCAATAAAGATGATTTTGTCATAATCTGTCAACTGCCAGAGGCGGAATTTGCTGTAGTTCCATTCATTATAAGCATCTCGTTCAGCTTTTGGGTTTCTGATTCTTTGAATGGTCCTGATTTTCCAGCCTGCTGCTTCCAGACCTCCTCTGTGATACTCACTTATGGTCTCATCAACAAGAATGACAAGATCTCGCGTCGAACCTGCCATGCGGATACTCTGAGCTGCAGCAATAGCCCCACAGACGTAAACATGTGCGGAGTGCAGGATTGTTGCATATGCTTCTCGGTGCGCATTTCCAGTATGCCAGCTCTCTGTATAACAAAAATATGTTAACCAGCACTTTCAAGTTGGAGCTAGAAATCAAGCGCATCCAGATGCTCCATGCCTTTCATTAATTTGGTATTGGGCAGAATGCATCCTATTATGTAAAGCAGACTACTAGATAGTTGTTACACCAAAGGATTCAGATTTTTACATTCTAAAACAAATTAAAACCTCTGAAGGCATAATGAGCATGAATCTAATTGACTCAGCACGGTAATGTGATTATGACTTTTATAGGTTGGATGGCAAGCACAAAATAACATGCAGGAATCCAAGTTGAGCTAGTAAAAGGTTATTTTAGCATTTTAAAGAcatattttttcccctttttgcttTGCCCTGGTAGAATTGAAGTATGTAATGTTAACTAAGGATTTCTAAAGTTAATTGACAGAGTAGAACTTGAATCCAACTGACCTTTAGCCTTGAGAGGAACTGCAAGCTCACAAGATCCCACTGGAAGGTGAAGCTTATCTCTTAGTGTATGTAAATTTGGTTCATAAAGCCACGTATTACCCTCACGTGCAACCAGCTCTTTGCAACTAAAGAGATTAGGTGTTGGGAAACAATCAGTGACCAGAAGGATATGAACTGCATGAGATCCTTTTGCAGTTGCAGCAAGTCCAGCGGCAGCAAGCTGCAAATGCAGACGAGCCACATCCCTTGACCACTCCCCAGATTTGTTGCAGGGAAGCTTCACTGCTATGAAATCAATACGTGGTTTACCAGAAAACTGAATCGTTGGCAGAGTAGGACATGTGGGAACCTcgtattcttcttcttcatctatcCATTCAGGATATAATGTATCCCATGTAACATCACTGGTGACACTCTCGAGGTTAAGAAGAACATGCTCAGCATCTGGAAAGAACAGCTTCCATTGACCGATTTCACTTTCATGGAAGTTTAGCAATCCTATTCCCCGGTAGTCATTTCTATCAGTCAGTCTATTAACAACTTTGGACACTTCATCCCAGTTAATAGCTAAAAGAGATACATAGCGTCCATCTGCAGCAGTAATATCTCTTGTCCATCTATTTACCAAATTTGGACTgttccaaaaacaagaaagtgATTATGATTTGAATAGATGATAACTTTTAGATTAAAATTGAATGGTAAAAAGGGGTATAAAACTGTCCTCTATATGATCAGtaatgttaaatac
Protein-coding regions in this window:
- the LOC113715174 gene encoding putative UDP-glucuronate:xylan alpha-glucuronosyltransferase 3 isoform X2, giving the protein MRGMLGSSANPIEPRLRVSTPSPNLVNRWTRDITAADGRYVSLLAINWDEVSKVVNRLTDRNDYRGIGLLNFHESEIGQWKLFFPDAEHVLLNLESVTSDVTWDTLYPEWIDEEEEYEVPTCPTLPTIQFSGKPRIDFIAVKLPCNKSGEWSRDVARLHLQLAAAGLAATAKGSHAVHILLVTDCFPTPNLFSCKELVAREGNTWLYEPNLHTLRDKLHLPVGSCELAVPLKAKESWHTGNAHREAYATILHSAHVYVCGAIAAAQSIRMAGSTRDLVILVDETISEYHRGGLEAAGWKIRTIQRIRNPKAERDAYNEWNYSKFRLWQLTDYDKIIFIDADLLILRNIDFLFEMPEISATGNNGTLFNSGVMVVEPSNCTFQLLMDHINEIESYNGGDQGYLNEIFTWWHRIPKHMNFLKHFWIGDEEEIKEMKTRLFGADPPVLYVLHYLGLKPWLCFRDYDCNWNVDILQEFASDVAHRTWWKVHDAMPENLHRYCLLRSKQKAALEWDRRQAEKGNYSDGHWKIKIQDPRLNTCFEDFCFWESMLWHWGDKNWTDNATATSTPKTIPTASLPS
- the LOC113715174 gene encoding putative UDP-glucuronate:xylan alpha-glucuronosyltransferase 3 isoform X1, with amino-acid sequence MRGMLGSSANPIEPRLRVSTPSEEANKKKLLRSKSSRDGEKVLYSPRQERVLNCKFTTLKLVLGIIILGAFLMTLHSPTIYEAESASTSGSGPNLVNRWTRDITAADGRYVSLLAINWDEVSKVVNRLTDRNDYRGIGLLNFHESEIGQWKLFFPDAEHVLLNLESVTSDVTWDTLYPEWIDEEEEYEVPTCPTLPTIQFSGKPRIDFIAVKLPCNKSGEWSRDVARLHLQLAAAGLAATAKGSHAVHILLVTDCFPTPNLFSCKELVAREGNTWLYEPNLHTLRDKLHLPVGSCELAVPLKAKESWHTGNAHREAYATILHSAHVYVCGAIAAAQSIRMAGSTRDLVILVDETISEYHRGGLEAAGWKIRTIQRIRNPKAERDAYNEWNYSKFRLWQLTDYDKIIFIDADLLILRNIDFLFEMPEISATGNNGTLFNSGVMVVEPSNCTFQLLMDHINEIESYNGGDQGYLNEIFTWWHRIPKHMNFLKHFWIGDEEEIKEMKTRLFGADPPVLYVLHYLGLKPWLCFRDYDCNWNVDILQEFASDVAHRTWWKVHDAMPENLHRYCLLRSKQKAALEWDRRQAEKGNYSDGHWKIKIQDPRLNTCFEDFCFWESMLWHWGDKNWTDNATATSTPKTIPTASLPS